In Agromyces sp. 3263, a single genomic region encodes these proteins:
- a CDS encoding DUF6596 domain-containing protein, which translates to MLDAPHARAAADALAWAYREEWTRVVATLIRATADWDVAEDAAADAFERAARRWPTEGVPDNPGAWLTTVGRNRALDVLRRRAVEAGKVKEWLVMDEVMGGGASDDPADLAAAAPDWDDRLRLVFTCAHPALPMEARVALTLRTVGGLDTAEIARAFFVPESTMGQRIVRAKRKIKHAGIPYRVPSPDQLPDRLAGVLAVLFLVHNEGYLASSGDQLLRLDLQQEAIRLTRLLVELLPEADEARALLALLLLQHARSAARVDDAGDLVPLDTQDRTRWNAAEVTEGLALLTGPRPAEVGTYRVQAEIQAVHARARTADDTDWPAIVAWYDALLAATPSPVIELNRAVAHGLSGHVEQALDELGELEASGRLLGYHLLPAAQADLLRRSGRPSEAAARYRAAIDLAPTAPERRFLERRLAEVGGR; encoded by the coding sequence GTGCTCGACGCTCCGCATGCGCGCGCCGCGGCCGACGCACTCGCGTGGGCGTATCGCGAGGAGTGGACGCGCGTCGTCGCCACGCTCATCAGGGCCACGGCCGACTGGGACGTGGCCGAGGATGCCGCGGCGGACGCGTTCGAGCGCGCCGCTCGTCGGTGGCCCACCGAGGGCGTGCCGGACAACCCGGGTGCGTGGCTCACGACCGTGGGCAGGAACCGCGCGCTCGACGTGCTGCGGCGACGCGCGGTCGAAGCCGGCAAGGTGAAGGAGTGGCTGGTGATGGACGAGGTGATGGGCGGCGGGGCATCCGACGATCCGGCCGACCTCGCGGCGGCCGCACCCGACTGGGACGACCGGCTTCGCCTCGTCTTCACCTGCGCGCACCCCGCCCTGCCGATGGAGGCACGCGTCGCCCTCACGCTGCGAACGGTCGGCGGCCTCGACACCGCCGAGATCGCGCGCGCATTCTTCGTTCCCGAGTCGACCATGGGCCAGCGGATCGTGCGCGCCAAGCGGAAGATCAAGCACGCGGGCATCCCCTATCGCGTGCCGTCGCCCGACCAGCTGCCCGACCGTCTCGCCGGGGTGCTGGCCGTGCTGTTCCTGGTGCACAACGAGGGCTACCTCGCCAGCTCGGGCGACCAGCTGCTGCGGCTCGACCTGCAGCAGGAGGCGATCCGGCTCACGCGGCTGCTGGTCGAGCTGCTGCCCGAGGCCGACGAGGCCCGCGCCCTGCTCGCGCTCCTGCTGCTGCAGCACGCACGGTCCGCCGCACGGGTCGACGACGCCGGCGACCTCGTGCCGCTCGACACCCAGGACCGCACGCGGTGGAACGCCGCCGAGGTGACCGAGGGCCTCGCGCTGCTCACGGGCCCCCGGCCGGCCGAGGTCGGGACGTACCGCGTGCAGGCCGAGATCCAGGCGGTGCACGCGCGGGCGCGGACCGCCGACGACACCGACTGGCCTGCGATCGTGGCGTGGTACGACGCCCTGCTCGCGGCGACGCCGTCGCCCGTCATCGAGCTCAACCGGGCCGTGGCGCACGGCCTGTCCGGCCACGTCGAGCAGGCGCTCGACGAGCTCGGTGAGCTCGAGGCATCCGGTCGCCTGCTGGGGTACCACCTGCTGCCCGCCGCGCAGGCCGACCTGCTGCGCCGGAGCGGCCGGCCGTCCGAGGCCGCCGCGCGCTACCGGGCTGCGATCGACCTCGCGCCGACGGCACCCGAGCGCCGGTTCCTCGAGCGGCGGCTCGCGGAGGTCGGCGGGCGGTGA
- a CDS encoding phosphatase PAP2 family protein yields the protein MTAPSVRVAIQRTRILPKWVRRADATAGRAVNRRHTHPNVDRFWTQLTSFADKGVLWWTLAGVLAVTGRRRAAVRGLLSLLGASALTNLIAKEVFGGDRPLLADVPIGRRLPKHPATPSFPSGHSASAAAFAAGVALERPAIGAAIAPVALGVGYSRLHTGAHWLSDVVGGLAIGVGIAGVGALLVRPRPGEPEPEGSTGEDCDLPASPDGEGVFLVVNRSSGTSVVRADPLRVIRDRLPAAEVHELADGESPRDAVREALARRHPPRILGACGGDGTVSAVAHEAVAAELPMLVVPGGTFNHFARTAGAASVDLAVDALQRGEGVRADVAELRFGDEEPVTVLNTASVGVYPDFVTVREQLQDRWGKWPAAMIAAVRVLRHASPVTVVVNGRRARVWTLFVGVDDNDPGTVAPLQRRRLDGGVLDVRILHAGSRLGAAASLAFGRRTSAVFRRLRLLPSRIESYPTESLDVVVRPREGQPPGFAHDGEVAIAAPAEAAAAYAAPGYLTTVRVIPEALEVYRPAGGRALRG from the coding sequence GTGACAGCTCCCAGTGTCCGCGTGGCGATCCAGCGCACCAGAATCCTCCCGAAGTGGGTCAGGCGCGCGGATGCCACGGCCGGCCGTGCCGTGAACCGGCGCCACACCCATCCCAATGTCGACCGCTTCTGGACGCAGCTCACGAGCTTCGCCGACAAGGGCGTGCTGTGGTGGACCCTCGCCGGCGTGCTCGCCGTGACCGGACGACGGCGCGCCGCCGTGCGCGGCCTGCTCTCGCTGCTCGGCGCCAGCGCGCTCACGAACCTCATCGCCAAGGAGGTGTTCGGCGGCGACCGGCCGCTGCTGGCCGACGTGCCCATCGGCCGTCGCCTGCCGAAGCACCCGGCCACGCCGTCGTTCCCGTCGGGCCATTCGGCGAGCGCCGCGGCGTTCGCGGCCGGCGTCGCCCTCGAACGACCGGCGATCGGCGCGGCCATCGCCCCCGTCGCGCTCGGCGTCGGTTACTCGCGGCTGCACACCGGCGCGCACTGGCTCTCGGACGTGGTGGGCGGCCTGGCCATCGGGGTGGGCATCGCCGGGGTGGGCGCCCTCCTGGTACGGCCTCGCCCGGGTGAGCCCGAGCCCGAGGGCTCGACCGGCGAGGACTGCGACCTCCCGGCCTCCCCCGATGGCGAGGGCGTGTTCCTCGTCGTCAATCGCTCGTCGGGAACGAGCGTCGTGCGAGCCGACCCGCTGCGCGTGATCCGCGACCGCCTCCCCGCCGCCGAGGTGCACGAGCTCGCCGACGGCGAGTCGCCCCGCGACGCCGTCCGGGAGGCACTCGCGCGGCGGCATCCGCCCCGCATCCTCGGTGCGTGCGGCGGCGACGGCACGGTCTCGGCCGTCGCGCACGAGGCCGTCGCCGCCGAACTGCCCATGCTCGTCGTGCCCGGCGGCACCTTCAACCACTTCGCGCGGACCGCGGGCGCGGCATCCGTCGACCTGGCCGTCGACGCCCTGCAACGCGGCGAAGGCGTGCGCGCGGATGTCGCCGAGCTCCGGTTCGGCGACGAGGAGCCGGTGACGGTGCTGAACACGGCGTCGGTGGGCGTCTACCCCGACTTCGTGACCGTGCGCGAGCAGCTGCAGGACCGATGGGGCAAGTGGCCGGCCGCCATGATCGCGGCCGTTCGGGTGCTTCGGCACGCCTCGCCCGTGACGGTCGTGGTGAACGGCCGGCGCGCACGCGTGTGGACGTTGTTCGTCGGCGTCGACGACAACGACCCGGGCACGGTCGCGCCGCTGCAACGACGCCGGCTGGACGGAGGCGTGCTCGACGTGCGGATCCTGCACGCAGGGTCGCGACTGGGCGCCGCCGCCTCGCTCGCGTTCGGTCGTCGCACGAGCGCCGTGTTCCGTCGCCTGCGCCTGCTCCCCAGCCGCATCGAGTCCTACCCGACCGAGTCGCTCGACGTGGTCGTGCGACCGCGGGAGGGGCAGCCTCCGGGGTTCGCCCACGACGGCGAGGTCGCGATCGCGGCGCCCGCGGAGGCCGCCGCGGCCTACGCCGCGCCCGGCTACCTCACGACCGTGCGGGTCATCCCCGAGGCGCTGGAGGTCTACCGCCCTGCGGGCGGCCGCGCCCTCCGGGGCTGA
- a CDS encoding MaoC family dehydratase N-terminal domain-containing protein: MPVNPELQGRVFPSTEPYLVGREKVREFARAVFATNAINLDPEAARAAGYDDVVAPPTFAVVVQEHTLAQLLAEPDAGIDFTRVVHGDQRFTSTRPIVAGDLLTATLTVSSVKTLGPHSMVTAESSITDATGAHVVTAISTLVVRGDE; this comes from the coding sequence GTGCCAGTGAACCCCGAGCTGCAGGGGCGGGTCTTCCCGTCCACCGAGCCCTATCTCGTGGGGCGTGAGAAGGTGCGCGAGTTCGCGCGCGCCGTCTTCGCGACCAACGCGATCAACCTCGACCCCGAGGCGGCGAGGGCCGCCGGCTACGACGACGTGGTCGCACCGCCCACGTTCGCCGTGGTCGTGCAGGAGCACACGCTCGCCCAACTGCTCGCCGAGCCCGACGCGGGCATCGACTTCACGCGGGTCGTGCACGGCGACCAGCGCTTCACGTCGACCCGCCCGATCGTGGCGGGCGACCTGCTCACGGCGACGCTCACGGTATCGAGCGTGAAGACGCTCGGCCCGCACTCCATGGTCACGGCCGAGTCGTCGATCACGGATGCCACGGGCGCCCACGTCGTGACCGCGATCTCCACCCTCGTCGTGCGAGGGGACGAGTGA
- a CDS encoding DUF937 domain-containing protein encodes MASLDEIKAGLPIGDIAAKLGVDEATARKAVDDALPALLAGMGANATDPAGAASLEKAVKSHDPALVEGGVNLADVDEDDGRKIVHNVFGTNTDQVVRALDAKESKGGGTGDLIGKLLPILAPIVLAFLAKQFSKKSDSSDAAGESSGGGIGDVLGGLLGGGGSGGSGSGAGGGGLGDVLGGLLGGGSGGSGSGGSGGGLGDLLGGLLGGGKR; translated from the coding sequence ATGGCGTCGCTCGACGAGATCAAGGCCGGCCTGCCGATCGGCGACATCGCCGCGAAGCTGGGCGTCGATGAGGCGACCGCGAGGAAGGCCGTCGACGATGCCCTGCCGGCCCTGCTCGCCGGCATGGGGGCGAACGCGACCGACCCGGCCGGTGCCGCCTCGCTCGAGAAGGCGGTGAAGTCGCACGATCCGGCTCTCGTCGAGGGCGGCGTGAACCTCGCCGACGTCGACGAGGACGACGGCAGGAAGATCGTCCACAACGTGTTCGGCACCAACACCGACCAGGTCGTGCGGGCGCTCGACGCCAAGGAGTCGAAGGGCGGCGGCACGGGCGACCTCATCGGCAAGCTGCTGCCGATCCTCGCGCCCATCGTGCTCGCGTTCCTGGCGAAGCAGTTCTCGAAGAAGTCCGATTCGTCGGATGCCGCGGGCGAGTCGTCGGGCGGCGGGATCGGCGACGTGCTGGGCGGGCTGCTCGGTGGCGGCGGCTCGGGCGGCTCCGGGTCGGGCGCCGGCGGCGGCGGACTGGGCGACGTGCTCGGCGGCCTCCTCGGCGGCGGCTCGGGCGGATCGGGCTCGGGCGGCTCGGGCGGCGGTCTCGGCGACCTGCTCGGCGGCCTCCTCGGCGGCGGCAAGCGCTGA
- a CDS encoding response regulator transcription factor gives MSRPIRIVVADDHPIVRAGIVGLLEQAQGIEVVGEAADGSEAVELAASERPDLVLMDLRMPGVDGASATASIVAAGDGTRVLVLTTYETDDHILAAIEAGASGYLLKAAPQAEILAGIRAVAAGETVLAPSIAAKLVSRVRADAASAAPPVLSPRELQVLTLVADGCSNPEIARELYIGEATVKTHLLHAFEKLGVNDRTRAVTRAMELGLL, from the coding sequence ATGAGCAGGCCCATCCGCATCGTCGTCGCCGACGACCATCCCATCGTGCGCGCCGGCATCGTGGGACTGCTCGAGCAGGCGCAGGGCATCGAGGTCGTCGGCGAGGCGGCCGACGGATCGGAAGCCGTCGAGCTCGCGGCATCGGAGCGCCCCGATCTCGTGCTCATGGACCTGCGCATGCCCGGCGTCGACGGGGCGAGTGCGACGGCGAGCATCGTCGCAGCGGGCGACGGCACGCGCGTGCTCGTGCTCACCACGTACGAGACCGACGACCACATCCTCGCCGCGATCGAGGCCGGGGCGAGCGGCTACCTGCTCAAGGCGGCGCCGCAGGCGGAGATCCTCGCCGGGATCCGGGCCGTGGCCGCCGGCGAGACCGTGCTCGCCCCGTCGATCGCCGCGAAGCTCGTGTCCCGAGTGCGCGCCGACGCGGCATCCGCTGCCCCGCCCGTGCTCTCGCCGCGTGAGCTCCAGGTGCTGACCCTCGTGGCCGACGGGTGCTCGAACCCGGAGATCGCGCGCGAGCTGTACATCGGCGAGGCCACGGTGAAGACGCACCTGCTGCACGCGTTCGAGAAGCTCGGCGTGAACGACCGCACCCGTGCGGTCACCCGCGCGATGGAGCTCGGCCTGCTCTGA
- a CDS encoding UDP-N-acetylmuramate dehydrogenase — translation MARDIPFSELTTLQVGGPAANLVTAATQRDLVDLAVEAWSGREPWLVLGGGSNLLVGDDGFDGTVIRVATKGIEVFARDAAAASVRLRVQAGETWDDLVAWTVEQGFSGFEALSGIPGSVGAAPVQNIGAYGQELESTLVAIEFLEEGADRPHRMTAAELELGYRTSVLKRGLRGIVVSAEFELHDTAAERAVLGEALGQPIAYAQLADALHVNLGDRVPVARVRESVLGLRASKGMVLDAADPDSVSAGSFFTNPIVTERVARTLPGDAPRWYLEEEAADEVTPLAGGVAEESPLDQFLAHQASLEAVGTLTDAAPAEPLVKLSAAWLIERSGIRRGFALPGSRAAVSSKHTLALTNRGGAAAEEVAQLARFVQSRVQAEFGIVLHPEPVLVGLEL, via the coding sequence ATGGCGCGCGACATCCCGTTCTCCGAGCTCACCACGCTGCAGGTCGGCGGACCGGCCGCGAACCTCGTGACGGCCGCGACGCAGCGCGACCTCGTCGACCTCGCGGTCGAGGCGTGGTCGGGACGCGAGCCGTGGCTGGTGCTCGGCGGCGGTTCCAACCTCCTGGTCGGCGACGACGGCTTCGACGGCACCGTGATCCGGGTCGCCACGAAGGGCATCGAAGTCTTCGCGCGCGATGCGGCCGCGGCATCCGTGCGCCTGCGTGTGCAGGCCGGGGAGACCTGGGACGACCTCGTCGCCTGGACGGTCGAGCAGGGGTTCTCGGGGTTCGAGGCGCTCTCGGGCATTCCCGGCTCGGTGGGCGCCGCGCCCGTGCAGAACATCGGCGCGTACGGCCAGGAGCTGGAGTCCACGCTCGTCGCGATCGAGTTCCTCGAGGAGGGCGCTGATCGCCCGCACCGCATGACGGCGGCGGAGCTCGAGCTCGGCTACCGCACGTCGGTGCTCAAGCGCGGCCTGCGCGGCATCGTCGTCTCGGCCGAGTTCGAGCTGCACGACACCGCGGCGGAGCGCGCCGTGCTCGGGGAGGCGCTCGGGCAGCCGATCGCCTACGCGCAACTCGCCGACGCGCTGCACGTGAACCTCGGCGACCGGGTGCCCGTCGCACGGGTCCGCGAGAGCGTGCTGGGCCTGCGCGCGTCGAAGGGCATGGTGCTCGACGCGGCCGACCCCGACTCGGTCAGCGCGGGCTCGTTCTTCACGAACCCGATCGTCACCGAGCGTGTCGCGCGCACCCTGCCGGGCGACGCGCCGCGGTGGTACCTCGAGGAGGAGGCGGCCGATGAGGTGACCCCGCTTGCGGGCGGCGTCGCCGAGGAGTCCCCGCTCGACCAGTTCCTCGCCCACCAGGCTTCGCTCGAGGCGGTGGGCACGCTGACGGATGCCGCACCGGCCGAGCCGCTCGTGAAGCTCTCGGCCGCGTGGCTCATCGAGCGGTCGGGCATCCGTCGCGGGTTCGCGCTGCCCGGATCGCGCGCGGCCGTGTCGTCGAAGCACACGCTCGCCCTGACGAACCGCGGCGGCGCGGCGGCCGAGGAGGTCGCCCAGCTCGCCCGGTTCGTGCAGAGCCGGGTGCAGGCGGAGTTCGGCATCGTGCTGCACCCCGAGCCGGTGCTCGTCGGCCTCGAGCTCTGA
- a CDS encoding ABC transporter ATP-binding protein, producing the protein MDTTAPGPGTKAGELPSGTDVAVRIRGLRKVYGGVAAVHGLDLDIARGETFALLGPNGAGKSTTVEILEGYRLRTEGEVRVLGVDPARGDLDWKARLGIVLQSATESGVHTVREQLTHFAGFYPDPRDVDEVIAAVGLEAKARTRVSRLSGGQRRRVDVALGIIGRPELLFLDEPTTGFDPEARREFWKLIRSMKAEGTTILLTTHYLDEAAQLGDRAGVILGGRLVDVGRVDELGGPEARIPIVRWREPDGTSREVRTERPAELVASVVAEHGGEPDALEVIRPSLEDIYLRLVHAAGADAHDDEEALA; encoded by the coding sequence ATGGACACGACAGCGCCCGGACCGGGCACCAAGGCCGGCGAACTGCCCTCGGGCACGGATGTCGCGGTGCGGATCCGCGGGCTCAGGAAGGTGTACGGCGGGGTCGCCGCCGTCCATGGGCTCGACCTCGACATCGCCCGCGGCGAGACCTTCGCGCTGCTCGGGCCGAACGGCGCCGGCAAGTCGACGACCGTGGAGATCCTCGAGGGCTATCGGCTCCGCACGGAGGGCGAGGTGCGGGTGCTCGGCGTGGACCCCGCTCGCGGCGACCTCGACTGGAAGGCGCGGCTCGGCATCGTGCTGCAGTCGGCGACCGAGTCGGGCGTGCACACCGTGCGCGAGCAGCTCACGCACTTCGCCGGCTTCTACCCCGACCCCCGCGACGTCGACGAGGTCATCGCCGCCGTCGGCCTCGAGGCGAAGGCCCGCACCCGGGTCTCACGGCTGTCGGGCGGGCAGCGCCGCCGGGTCGACGTGGCGCTCGGCATCATCGGGCGGCCGGAGCTGCTGTTCCTCGACGAGCCGACCACCGGCTTCGACCCCGAGGCCCGCCGCGAGTTCTGGAAGCTCATCCGGTCGATGAAGGCCGAGGGCACCACGATCCTGCTCACCACCCACTACCTCGATGAGGCCGCGCAGCTCGGCGATCGCGCGGGCGTCATCCTCGGCGGACGACTCGTCGACGTCGGCCGCGTCGACGAGCTCGGCGGCCCCGAGGCGCGAATTCCCATCGTGCGGTGGCGGGAGCCCGACGGGACGTCCCGCGAGGTGCGCACCGAGCGACCAGCCGAGCTCGTGGCATCCGTCGTCGCCGAACACGGCGGCGAGCCCGACGCGCTCGAGGTCATCCGTCCCAGCCTCGAGGACATCTACCTGCGATTGGTGCACGCGGCCGGCGCCGACGCGCACGACGACGAGGAGGCCCTCGCATGA
- a CDS encoding MaoC family dehydratase, giving the protein MAAAPAFDGLSVGDIVAEHSFALTRDSLVRYAGASGDFNAIHYRDDVAREVGLPGVLAHGMLTMGFAVQPVVDWAGDPGRVVDYQVRFTRPVVVDPQLGAVVSVVAKVGQLDAEARVARIDLTVKVGDETVLGKAQARVSLD; this is encoded by the coding sequence ATGGCCGCCGCTCCCGCCTTCGACGGCCTCTCCGTCGGCGATATCGTCGCCGAGCACTCGTTCGCCCTCACCCGCGACTCGCTGGTGCGCTACGCCGGCGCCTCGGGGGACTTCAACGCGATCCACTACCGCGACGACGTCGCTCGCGAGGTCGGGCTGCCGGGCGTGCTCGCGCACGGCATGCTCACGATGGGCTTCGCCGTGCAGCCGGTCGTCGACTGGGCCGGAGATCCCGGCCGTGTCGTCGACTACCAGGTGCGGTTCACCCGCCCCGTCGTCGTCGACCCGCAGCTCGGCGCCGTCGTGTCGGTCGTCGCCAAGGTCGGCCAGCTCGACGCCGAGGCCCGCGTGGCCCGCATCGACCTCACCGTGAAGGTCGGCGACGAGACGGTGCTCGGCAAGGCGCAGGCTCGGGTCTCCCTCGACTGA
- a CDS encoding ABC transporter permease, translating to MSGATTTPATDGRSPGHAEPRGIRPPRTDRRLTGPSLLRLGTSRIGYETRGYFRSPDAVFFTFLFPLIMLGIFTAAFSASGDIVPGPGMEGISVGAYYLPGMLAAGMLLSGVQNLAVDIATEKSDGTLKRLGGTPLSPVSYFLGKIGQVFATAVLQAALLLLVAGTLFGIALPTTSAAWLTFAWVFVLGVATSALCGIALSAVPRSGKSATAVVIPIVLVLQFISGVYLQFSQLPEWMQNIASIFPLKWMAQGMRAVFLPEDFETLEQHGTWDLGWVAVALLAWLVIGLVVSRLTFRWIRRDA from the coding sequence ATGAGCGGCGCGACGACCACCCCGGCCACCGACGGACGATCACCGGGGCACGCGGAGCCACGCGGCATCCGCCCGCCTCGCACCGATCGCCGCCTGACCGGGCCCAGCCTGCTGCGCCTCGGCACGTCGCGCATCGGCTACGAGACCAGGGGCTACTTCCGGTCGCCGGATGCCGTCTTCTTCACGTTCCTCTTCCCGCTCATCATGCTCGGCATCTTCACCGCCGCCTTCAGCGCATCGGGCGACATCGTGCCCGGTCCGGGGATGGAGGGCATCTCGGTGGGCGCCTACTACCTGCCGGGGATGCTCGCCGCGGGCATGCTGCTGTCGGGCGTGCAGAACCTCGCGGTGGACATCGCCACCGAGAAGAGCGACGGCACGCTGAAGCGGCTCGGGGGCACGCCGCTCTCGCCGGTGTCGTACTTCCTCGGCAAGATCGGCCAGGTCTTCGCGACCGCGGTGCTGCAGGCGGCCCTGCTGCTGCTCGTGGCCGGCACCCTGTTCGGCATCGCCCTGCCGACGACGAGCGCGGCGTGGCTCACCTTCGCCTGGGTGTTCGTGCTCGGCGTCGCGACCTCGGCGCTCTGCGGCATCGCCCTCTCGGCCGTTCCCCGCAGCGGCAAGAGCGCCACGGCCGTGGTGATCCCCATCGTGCTCGTGCTGCAGTTCATCTCGGGCGTGTACCTGCAGTTCTCGCAGCTGCCCGAGTGGATGCAGAACATCGCGAGCATCTTCCCGCTGAAGTGGATGGCGCAGGGCATGCGCGCGGTGTTCCTCCCCGAGGACTTCGAGACCCTCGAGCAGCACGGCACCTGGGACCTCGGGTGGGTCGCCGTCGCCCTCCTCGCCTGGCTCGTCATCGGGCTCGTGGTGAGCCGGCTCACGTTCCGGTGGATCCGGCGCGACGCGTGA
- a CDS encoding sensor histidine kinase, which translates to MFTVRWWDLAAIVVASVTVVLSLIDPPYGAPDYGTWATVAAFLVVWFAYARRFVEGATLGHHLAIAFLFASITAVGTAFEPSFAILQAFIYPFVWVTAPGLKSALAANIMVAVGIVVGYTVHGGPTGIITGFGVAILSVGFSIALGLWITRIAEVGAERARLFDELQAAQGQLAAMHRDAGVTDERARLAREIHDTIAQSLTGLVMVAQRAGNRLEPVEGEPAASVRGDIDLMEQMAREALTEARGLVASLTPVGTDAGLADALVRLATSFQRETGVVVTVTADAAGLDRELEVVLLRSAQEALANVRKHAGARHAAISVAAAGEDVVLTVTDDGTGPGDAQPGERGFGLAGIRDRAALVGGSFEFGPGAGGGARLRVVVPRSSPAARTEPTTRLNPTTRPNPTTPMGGAA; encoded by the coding sequence ATGTTCACGGTGCGATGGTGGGACCTCGCCGCGATCGTCGTGGCGAGCGTCACGGTGGTGCTGTCGCTCATCGACCCGCCCTACGGTGCCCCTGACTACGGCACCTGGGCGACGGTCGCCGCGTTCCTCGTCGTCTGGTTCGCGTACGCCCGCCGATTCGTGGAGGGCGCCACCCTCGGCCACCACCTCGCCATCGCATTCCTGTTCGCCAGCATCACCGCGGTGGGCACGGCGTTCGAGCCGTCGTTCGCGATCCTCCAGGCCTTCATCTACCCGTTCGTCTGGGTCACCGCGCCGGGCCTCAAGAGCGCCCTGGCGGCGAACATCATGGTGGCCGTCGGCATCGTCGTCGGCTACACCGTGCACGGTGGCCCGACCGGGATCATCACGGGCTTCGGCGTGGCGATCCTGTCGGTCGGCTTCAGCATCGCCCTCGGGCTCTGGATCACCCGGATCGCCGAGGTCGGCGCCGAGCGGGCGCGGCTCTTCGACGAGCTGCAGGCCGCCCAGGGCCAGCTCGCCGCCATGCACCGCGACGCCGGCGTGACCGACGAGCGGGCACGACTCGCGCGCGAGATCCACGACACCATCGCGCAGAGCCTCACCGGCCTCGTGATGGTGGCGCAGCGGGCGGGCAACCGCCTCGAGCCGGTCGAGGGCGAGCCCGCGGCATCCGTGCGCGGCGACATCGACCTCATGGAGCAGATGGCCCGCGAGGCGCTCACCGAGGCGCGGGGGCTCGTGGCGTCGCTCACGCCCGTCGGCACCGACGCCGGCCTCGCCGATGCGCTGGTGCGGCTGGCGACGTCGTTCCAGCGCGAGACCGGCGTGGTCGTCACGGTGACGGCGGATGCCGCGGGGCTCGACCGCGAGCTCGAGGTGGTGCTGCTCCGCTCCGCCCAGGAGGCGCTCGCGAACGTGCGCAAGCACGCAGGAGCCCGGCACGCCGCGATCTCCGTGGCTGCCGCCGGCGAGGACGTCGTGCTGACGGTGACCGACGACGGCACCGGCCCGGGCGACGCGCAGCCGGGCGAGCGGGGCTTCGGGCTTGCCGGCATCCGCGACCGCGCCGCGCTGGTCGGCGGGTCGTTCGAGTTCGGCCCCGGCGCGGGCGGGGGCGCGCGCTTGCGCGTCGTCGTGCCGCGGTCCTCCCCCGCCGCCCGGACGGAGCCGACGACACGGCTGAACCCGACGACCCGCCCGAACCCGACCACGCCCATGGGAGGCGCCGCATGA
- a CDS encoding TetR/AcrR family transcriptional regulator C-terminal domain-containing protein produces the protein MPRPRTPLLSTERIAEAAMELVDEGEPFGVNAIARRLGVTPSSLYNHVAGRDEIVELMRGRLGEQYLPPAIEGTWDVVVEEMLRAERRMYAEHPFLIPLIVGKTITDPTVIASYDLLATALSGAGFPDDDVLEIVAILDAFSIGFGLDLASPDEIWRPETPTTTLGRLVESSPRGAPRSDRAFEAGLEMLLDGLRLRLARTELD, from the coding sequence GTCGACGAGGGTGAGCCGTTCGGAGTCAACGCGATCGCGCGGCGGCTCGGCGTCACGCCGTCGTCGCTGTACAACCACGTCGCCGGGCGCGACGAGATCGTCGAGCTGATGCGCGGCCGCCTGGGCGAGCAGTACCTGCCGCCCGCCATCGAGGGCACCTGGGACGTCGTCGTCGAGGAGATGCTCCGTGCCGAGCGCCGCATGTACGCGGAGCACCCCTTCCTCATCCCGCTCATCGTCGGCAAGACCATCACCGACCCGACGGTCATCGCCAGTTACGACCTGCTCGCCACCGCCCTGTCGGGCGCCGGGTTCCCCGACGACGACGTGCTCGAGATCGTCGCCATCCTCGACGCGTTCTCGATCGGCTTCGGGCTCGACCTCGCCTCGCCCGACGAGATCTGGCGGCCCGAGACGCCGACCACGACGCTCGGCCGGCTGGTCGAGTCGTCGCCGCGCGGGGCGCCGCGCAGCGATCGCGCCTTCGAGGCGGGGCTCGAGATGCTGCTCGACGGCCTGCGCCTGCGCCTCGCCCGCACCGAGCTCGACTGA